The Corvus cornix cornix isolate S_Up_H32 chromosome 8, ASM73873v5, whole genome shotgun sequence sequence GGCTTACTTTTAGTCTCtcacaaaattacttttgccGTACTTCCTACATCAGAAGGAACAAGCAGGAATTTTCAGTATCTGGTTAGTATTCAGGAAGGGGGTGTCCCATGTATCAACTCAGTAGAGTTGCTAAATGGAAAGGTTCTTCACTTGTACCTCTTAAGCAAACAGAGGAACACTGCAAATACCTGTTGCCTCGTGTCCTTCCTTTGCTCCCTGAGCTCACAGAGGGAGCAGAAGGCAATTCCACGTGCCTGAGCACACACTTGTGGAGACATCTCCTTCTTATAAACAGAACAAATCATCTACAGCTGATCAGCCATACCACAAACGAAAGTTTCATTCAACACCACAGAGAAAATAGGAGTGAGTATAGGGAGTGTGAAATCCTAGAGCTCTAATGGGACCCTCCCTAGCCCTACATGTCTTCCTTGGTCACTGCCACCAAGAATGCAGTGCTGTCTcaaacagctgcagcatccaCCTGCCTTCCTCAGCCAGTGCTGGTGGGAGGAGCAGACAACACACAGGAGGGAGCATTTCCTCTTTTgtactgttattttattttgtagtaaGATCCATGtagtatataaaatataacaGGAAAAACTGAACGAAGCCTAGAAAATGAACCGAGGAGTTCAGCTGACGAACCACTACAGCTCTACTTCTGTGGGTTCACGAAGTCTCCAGAACTCATGGACTGTTTGCTTGTACTATTACAGTTCTCTAGCATATGAGCCTACACCAAAAGCTGATATGTTCCAATTAAGCCATAGTTAAGTGACAgatgtagagaaaaaaaaacaaagtggCTTTTGTAAGCCACAGCTGCCCTTGACAGAAGTTACAATGATGTCTAACTATACTATAATGCACATTACACCAAGAACCTTGAAAGAGCCTCTGAGAAAACAGCTTCACattaagcattttaaagaaaggtCATAAATACTGCACTGTACCAACAGTACCTCCCAATGTCCTCCTTATGCCTGAGGAGCATTTGCATTTTGTAAGAAGCTACTACAGATGACACCAAACCTAGAGGTAGGTTATAGGCCAAGGTAAGttataggcaaaaaaaaaaaaaaaaaaaaaatccctttagaGCTAGTCactgcacaggctgcccagcaggcagcagggcaaAGCATCAACAACTCTTTTCTCCCACCCTAAACATTGCTCACACAGTGCATTTAGCTCCTAGGGCCCTAAGAATGAGAGTGGATCATCAGCTGCTAGTAAATGCAGTCATGCCAAGAGAACAGCTTGAAGTTATTCAAGCAAAAACCTGTTACTGTGCAAAACTGATGCACTGGACTGTTACCAACCAGACCTCCAAGCTTAGGAAGTGATCTGACAGTAGAGAACcaaggtgtttttcttttgactgGGAAGTGTTTTAGTAACCAACAGGAGAACATACTGCTACGTCTACATGGAAGGAGCCAAATACCAGCTTGTATCACAACCttagagaccaaaaaaaaaaaaaaaaaaaaaaaaaaaagtttaaaaaaaagcacacttTGATGAgaccaaatttttaaaatgttactgcaCCAAACAAGCCGCTAAAACAGCTCATCTCCCCTAAAACCTGGGATGAACACAATGTTGATGATAAATATGTGTACATTGAGAAACACACCTGCAAGTACAATAGGTAACAGCAAATTAACCCCAAGTTTTAATGGTGTAATGTCTTCAGGTCACAAAATGTGGACAAAACGTTAATCTTAACTCCCTTCTGTGCACTGTTTGGTGATAATCAAAGTAACGATGCTGAAGattcattttatttctacttccaaaggaaaagggTAAATGGTTAAATATGTGTTCTCCAATTTGTTCTCCACTATATGTACacccacacacatacacacacccctCAAACTgcactgacatttctttttgaCCAAAAGAGTAGATCCTGGGAGTAAgtgcaaaatgcaaaatcaactgacagaaaatgctgaacaaacagcatcataaaaatacaaaatatttatattactGAACTATTAACAGATGATgttctctgtttctttaaaactttGGAACCACATAGCTGATTTCTTAAATCTAGTCCATGCCAGCTTCCAGAACTATTAATGTTTTAGTTAGCTTCATTCTTTGATGCTTCATCAAAATTTTCTACGAGATCTGAAAAAGATGAAGATATTTAATACAGTAATGCCCAGTAAGATTACCTTTGTAAGTTTAATGAAAATGCATATAATTACAGGAAAGGTTAAGTAGTACTTAATTACACTTAGGGAAACCAATTCTTTATGGGCAAATTTCAAAGGGctttagaaaatactgtttgtttAAACATACACAAAGAACTAGAAATGCAGAAACACTCCAAGAGTGAAAATTCTAACATTAAGTGATTAAGAgctgattttcagaagtgctcTACTAGCTGCAGTTGAGTTTTGAGCATCAGCATTCTTTAAAGAATGCCTGACGTTTtagagaatttaattttatgcaAGGTCACAAAGAAACAGACCAGTGCCAAGGCACGAGGAATTCAATCTCTGGTCATATATGTTGTTTTAGCTAACACACCATTCTGATGGATACAGTAGAATGTGGTGATTGATAAAATAGTTATTCATTGATTAAATTAAGAACTTCCCATATTTACTTTCAGACACTGACATaagccttttttcttctactacagaaatagaaattccCACTCCAGACCCTGATATAAAAACAACCTGATAACTATGCCAATTATGTCATTTTGCAGTCCTAAACCCCTGTTTGGATATTTAGATACCTGGTTCAAcctcactgaaaatattttaacctaGTTTCACTCAATAATTAAGGTATTTGCACAAGGTAATCCCTTTTTCAAAAGCTGGAATCCCAAGTCATGTTTTAATGCTGTCCTATATAAGAAGCCTCCCTTAGCAACCAAGGAGTATAATCACATCAAAAGCTacatatttaaatgaataaatcaaaatatttacatattaaGTGGACATAAAAGTGTGTATGTATCTACCTGGGACATCATCATCTTCTTCATCAATATCTTCCGATTTTGGTGCTTTACTATCcaacactaaaaaaaagaaatttggtgCTGAGTTCTCATGATACAGAATTAGGAACACtcacacagcaaaataaaaaccatacACATGAAGAAAGCAAGCATTTCCCCAATCCCCAACAGTGACAAACATACAAATGACCAGGTATTGGGAGTTAACAGCATGACCAAAAGGTTTCCTTGGGGACATTCTCACAGCAAAGTGTTAGTAGAGCCATTTTCAGATGCTATGGGGTATTCACACAGAGCTTGCAGAAGATCAGATGATAAAGAAAAGCCCCAGCATGACTTAATCTTCTAAGTGAAGTCACATGTTTGAATACAACAATAATGTGGTACCCATCAGTGACCAACATATCGCATGATTCAAATACCAAGGGGCTACAACtgtaggaaaaatatttccagatcAACTGTCCTGCATCAAACCTCATCTCTCTCAGTCCCAAGTAACCTAGAGAAATGCAAGAactaaaaaaatagaagtacTTTTTCTCACTGGTCTGACTTCCTGTACTACCTAAAGAAAGCACAGCATCTACTGGGACCGAGGTTGCATCAAAAGAGATATGCTAATGATGATCTctctaaattttaaaaggtattttacaCATtactaaagaagaaaaactaacCCTTTACTTTCACTCAAACTCTGAACATGATTGTGGAAGACATTCAAATTGATTTAAAAGAACAACTCTTTGTTGAAAACATTAGCACAGGTGATGTATGTTCCATTCCACACACAGACGACTACACATCCAACTACAGTCATCTGATGGCTGTAACAATCTAACCTGGAACTGTACCTGATCTTCACTTTTTAACTAAAATTACAGTATTAGTTATACTGCCTACACCCCTCTAGCCATGCTCCcatggttttaaaattaatagaaaataaagaatcaCATGCATAACTGtgatttggcttttttatttttccactaaaactttgatttttaattagttttttaaaGTCTTGACTGAATTCCAAAGTAAATTGTAGAGCAGAAGAACATATTTCTTCTTCTATAACTCCAATACAAATACGTTTTTaatgaacaaagaaaacagaatagaTTCCCTGACAAAAAGAACTGGTTGAGTTTTTCCAAGTAAAAACATGAACTTGCTTTCCCCTAAGCATTCTGCCACACACAGCTGTACACCTGCAATCACAGCATGCCAGACGtatctatttcttttaaatcaggGCCTGCCTATATAATCTTGAATcaacaaagattaaaaaaaattcctccccCACCCTCTACTTCCACAACAGTGGCAAATGAGTGAAAGCACACACATTCCTGATTACTTTTTAAGTCACATGCTGTTGTTAAATTTGGGTTAAAACTTTTAGTACTTCATATGTCCTTTAAGTCAGCTATGAAAGATGCCAAAAAGACCTACCTTGTCTTGGGAATTGTTCAGCTAACTTCCTGAGACTTGTTAAGCTGTCAGCACCAAGCTGGCTTAAGATGCCTGGAAGCATTTCTGTGATCGGTTTAGCCTCTGCATGACCAGTAATGGCAAAAGTGTTGGCAGAGAGGGAAGCTTGAACCTTGGGGTTGTTGAAGTGAATAACTGTTCCATCGTCTTTTATCATATTCACCtgtttaaatatataaataacaTTTACCAAAGTGTTGCAGCATCTTGTTACACAACCATAATAACAAAAATCTagatttgaaatattaaaaactacAGAACTAGCACTCCTAAAGGATAATATAACCACGATAAAAGCACCTAGAACTAACACCATCTAAATTCAAAGCTCCAACAGCAAAGCATTACCACATCAGGTTAAGCCACTGCCTTTCACAGGTACCTGTGTCACCTACCAGGAAAACATTCCTGCTTCTGCCCATCTGGCAAAGGCACAGGACTCACACTGGCTCAAGGCAGGgatgcacacacagcactgggatTTTATGGACCAACTGCTCTAGAACAGACTTCCAATACCTTCCCAATAATTCCATGACAGCTCTTACAACTAAGGACATCACACAGTGATCctgctctcttcctcttccctagCCTTCTGAATCACCAAGAATTATAATTTACAGCCTGCTTTGCTCCTTCTGTCAGAGTTCACACTGGCATATTTGTATAGGTCTATGTTATGCTTTTTTAACTTAAAGGAAGACAGAATGGAAagctgaaaagctttttttcttctgggcaTGGCTAATCTattatgtgaaaaataattctgtctgACCATAGGAAGAGAGTTCTACCCATCCGACACAACAGTGGTATTAAACTTATGCgaaaaaaataataagcaatGTTTTTAAGCTccagggagaaaagaggaattCAGAACTAAAGACAAGatctaaaatacaaaaacatcTGAGTTCTCAAtcctcacacagcagcagagttcCAAATATGTTTTGAACAGGAAATCCAGGTGTGTTGCTTTCCTGCAAAACTAAGAAATGTCCTGTCCTTTGCCCACAGGGAAATGGTAAAGGCTTCAACCACAGTCATCCTGTTACTTAAAAGCCCcttttaaaatgacacaaaGGCATTACTCATGTTTGACTCAACATTACTCTTCTATCTGCACGAAGCTTACCAAGGTCAACTTGCGTTCACTTGAATAAAACATTCGGCGATTACGTCTCTTGCTATCAAGGTAGAAACATTTTGCATCATCTTCCTACACATTGAGATATTTAAAATCCCTAATAACTGTGTCTGAATAAAGatcctgtgctctgtgcagaaAAAAGCCCTGAACATACACTAAGAGGAACAATGTCCTTTAGTTCATATAGCTCAGCATATTTGTATTAagcttaagaaaacaaacaaactgaagTGTTTCTGTAACAGAGGTCTGAAAACTTACAGGCAAACCACACTGAATCTGCATTTGCCTTTGGAAGGGAGGAACGCACTTAGTGACTTCTGCACACACCTTGCAATCCTGCTTCAATTAATTAATCACAGATTAAATATCGTACTTCTTTAACTAAGTAGTACAAGTACTACAGCAACACTGAGTTCATGATGGAGgaacatcctcctcctcccatgTGTGAGTGTCACTCTCTACACTGTTatggaaaacatgttttattaaaacatgTAAATTAGAGGTATTCAAAGAATATCTGAAACCTTCACATTCCCACTTACATTAACACAGAAGCTGCTTCTGTAGAGtctctgcagtgttttaaaaaacatcttctgTAACTACTGCAAACAATTCCAGCAATTTTTGTGTAGTAAAAGGTCCTAATTTTGGTAATACAGACTCAAGTTCCTACTCAAGGTGTTCCTAAACTTTCCTTTGTATTCTGCACCACACCTGCTCTAGATGGTCCTGCACAGTACACGtacctttcctgcttttctctttagAGCAGGGATTCACGTTCATAAAAGTCAAGAACAAAGAGAAGTTTCGTTCTGCAATGAATGCAAGACACACACAGTGCACAGAGCTTACTACCTCCACCACACACTACCTGGCAACAGAACCTTcaattttccttctccaggtACGTACAGATTCGTGTCAATGAGACAACAATAAATCAAACAACTTTACCTCTCAATAATCAGATCTCTACGGTTTTGCGTGGAAGACAAAACTGTtgtcaaaaccaaaagcaaaccccaccacaccaccaccaaaacgacagtgaatttaatttcaaacagGAAACACTTATTTTTTCACTATACCTCTTCAATGCCAGCAATGTTATTTACTGCCAGTTTTTTGAGGGAACTCTGAAGTTTTTTGTCATCAGCTGTAGCTGTTCTGTGCACCACCTTCTTCTTTCTGCGAGCTGTTCCCTGGGAAAGAATCAAGAGACAACAGTCAGCTCTACTCAAGATCTCTCAACACTAATTGCAAAAGTCATACCACCGTCTGAGCAACATCTTTCAACTTATGAGACATTTCTGTAGACAAAAACGCTTCTCAacttatttcccttttcctacAGCTTTGGCCATCATTCCcaattttaagttttttcttAAGCATAAAAGACCAAAGAAACACCAAACAACAGCATATTTTCCCTTGCACTAAACCAGACTACAAAAATACTACTTAATATCAAGCAATACATAACAAAGTTTCCCCaagatattttttccaaaacaaagcacaaataCAGTGATTTAAAAGGTTACACTTTGGCAAGCAAATCattaacattttcaaagtgTTCCAGACAGCAGTTTTGGAAGTCCTAATTTGCAAACTTTGGTACAATCATCCCTACGGCAGGGGATGAGCACCCATACTGAACAAACTACATGCCTTTTTATTGGTCTTATTAACTACCCACTGgctcagagaaaataaacagctcagagcagagccagtGACTGGAGTGGGCACGAAGGAAGAAAATCCCCAACAGGGAGGCCAGAAAGGCAGAACTGGAACACCCAACAGGTGAGCTTAGCTGGAGCTTTCACAGGTCACAACAAGTCATTGAATTAAAACAATGGTTGCACACTGGAAACTGCTCATCCAGCAGTTgtgaactgaaagaaatttgcatttcaggTAGCTGCACTATGGGCCAGATCACACAAAACCTGTAATGGTCAAGcctcagaataattttcttcttccctttctatGAACTTCAGCCTATGTTTTCAAAAGTATCTCTGGTGGTTTTCTTACCTTTCCTCCTATTCGGACCTGTGCTTGAAGCTTGGCCAGTTTTTCTTGGTTCATTGTGCTACGTCTACAGAGCAAGAAAAGTTCAAGTTAACCAtcaaaacagtaacaaaaaaaggGCACAGTCCATTTTAAGAGTACTCTTACAATTGCAGTGGGTTTTTTAGACTTCTAGAACATTACTCAAAACAGTGTGTCAAACAAACACACATAAACAGAGCTTTAAAGTCACACCACCTAAACAATCCACAGCAGTCCTGCAGTAGGAAGGACCCGCATTTAGCTGAAGTGTCTGTGCCACAATGAGGCAACTCAACAGGACATTTCATTCTGCATCACGCCGAGGTACTCATTTTCAGGACGCCAGTTTACTGATGGAAGTATTTAACTGAATTACTGACTCCAACCAGACCCAAACTAGTACATACACCACAACTGGTCTGGGAAAACACCCTTATCTTTACGAGGGCTCAGGGGTAGATTAATCACTAAACTACCTGGAATAGTATTCATATAATGAATCTATGATACTTAAACTAATGAGCGAGATCCAAACTCTGTGAAGTTCGTGTATGGACGTATTTGCTATATGAACGTCTAGTAGCTCTTCATCCAATACAGCGACTGGGAAGTTAGTCCAGTGCTTCTCCCACGGGTCAGGTGGGACCTTTAAAGGCTGAAAGCCCTGAAAACCCATAATGGGTGAAAAAACGCCTCAAACCTTCCAACAAAAGGAATGCGTTTCgctgctctgtcccagcaaTTCATCAGTGATCCCCGGAACGATGGGGAAGTCTCCGCATGTGCTTTGTGCCGGGAACGACggggaggggaagagcaggagcgAGGGAGGGATCGGAGCACGAAGGGACCCCGCGGGGCGGCGGGAGAAGAGGCTCAGGGTGGCTCGCTGGCCATCCCCAGAGCACGGGGAGCGGGAGGGCAACACGGCTCATCCCTCAGGAGCCCGTGTAACCGCGACCCCAGGGGAGAGCCGCGGCCCCGTGAGCCAGGGCAGCCCCCGCACAAGGGAGTCACTCCCTCGGCCTCTCCTCGGGGAACGGCCCAGCGCGGCGCAAGGGGACAGGACCAAGCTGCCGCGGCGCCCCGCCCGCCTCAGGTCGGCGGGGACGTGGCAATACCAGGATACAGAGACACCGGGACACGGGAACAGCGGGCCCCCTCACCTGAGCGCGGCGCAGCCCCCGCTACCAACACGCGGCGAGAACAAGATGGCGACCgaagaaggaaagaggggcGCACAGAGAAAGGAAACGTCGCACCACGTGAGGGCACCGACCCGCCCGCGGATTGGCGGATGCGCCCACTCGTATTTACAtacgggcagggctgggcacgCAAGGCGTCCTGGGATTTGTAGtctccagggagcagcagtcACCGGTGCCCCGGGGCAGGGAGTGATGCCCGGTGACCCAAACCCGGGACGCGGCGCTTCCAAACTCGTCACCACTCGCTCTGTCCCCCTCAGCAAAACCTCCCTCACACACTGTGCTTCTGGTCGGTTTTGCCTTTCCGACAGCAGGGCAACTACGGAGAGCAGCGCGACAAAGGGTTTAtttgggaaggagaaaataaatcaggaacCACCCCCCTCCACCGCTGCCTGCTCCCGTCGGGATAACGCTGGGGTTTGCCCAGAGGGAGTGACCAGGGCTCTGGGGCCCCGATGCGAtgacccctgccctggggctccCGGCTCCCTGTACGGAGCCAAACTCGTCCTGAGTCCCCCCGCACCCTTCCCGCCAGGTGCCTCCACGGGCCGAGCCGTGAGGGCGGCGCACCGCCCACATCCGCCACACATCACTTCCTGGGCTTTAAAaaacggggaaaaaaaaaaaagaggaaaaaaagaaaaatccagctaAGCGGGTCCTGTCCTGTCTGGAGGTTCGGGGCCGTACCCGGGTGCTGCCGCTGCCCGCGCCGACACCATGAAGGCTCAGCCCGCGGTAGCCTCCGTCTTCTgcctgtgcctggtgctggcGGCCTGCGCCGCCTCCGCCGCGGGAGGGCTCGGAAAGGGTCAGACAAACGCTTTCTTCGGGCTTTCCCCAACTTCTGTCCCCACTCGGGGCGGGTCCGATCCCCTTAGCCCGCGGGGGCCGCCGGGCGGGAGCAGAGAGCGCAGCTTCGGGGTCTGGAGGTGCGGGGGGCGCTCTGCGGGGTCTCCGCCGTCGTAGTTCGGTTCTGGCTGAACCCCTCGTCACCGCGGAGCCCTGGGGGAGCAGCCCCTCGGTGCCCCCCGTGCCGAGTGCCCCGTGCCTGCCCAGCCTCCGCCGGGCTCCTGGCAGGCGATGAATGGCCCTTCCCTCCGCCCTCGGCTTCCCTTGCCCTTCGTGACCGCTCCTCACCTCGCTCTTGGCTTACCCAGGCTCCTTGTCTAATTACCGTGTCTAATGGCCCAGTTCACCCGGGGCCTGAGCTTCACCCCAGGTGGTGGCTTTGCCGTAGAGGTAAATCTCCTCAGGGCTGGTTGTAACCAATTTGATCAATTGACAGCAAAGCTGTGGTGTGGATCCCAGCCAGCCATTCACCCTTTAATTCCCTAGATGACTTTCATTCAAAAGAAACACTCTGTAATATGTTGGGCAATGCTTTTAAAAACGTACCGAAGCTCGCCACAAagtggggtttgttttaaatatagaaaagcttttg is a genomic window containing:
- the BTF3L4 gene encoding transcription factor BTF3 homolog 4; protein product: MNQEKLAKLQAQVRIGGKGTARRKKKVVHRTATADDKKLQSSLKKLAVNNIAGIEEVNMIKDDGTVIHFNNPKVQASLSANTFAITGHAEAKPITEMLPGILSQLGADSLTSLRKLAEQFPRQVLDSKAPKSEDIDEEDDDVPDLVENFDEASKNEAN